TGTGTCAAGAAAAGGACACAAAGAAACTGACTGAAGAGCTGTCAGCTACAACGAAGGAGCTCCAGCTGCTACGGCACCAGCTGAAAGTTATGCGCAGAAGCATAGAAAAGAAAGCAGTGCcagtcaaacaaacaaaaacaagggtTAGGGTGACAGCCCAAAACAAACCATGTGTAAGTTGTCATAGAGCAGTTAAAATGAATGTGACTGCTCTGGTCCAACAGGTATaatgtatttttcttacaaTTTGAATCTTAGGAGAAACCAGCAGAGCAGGAGGCAGATGCAGACGCAGAGGTGGAGATGCAGGCAGAGCAGGTGCAGCCTGCTGACACAGAAAACTTTCCCGACCATGTGCCTCAGCTCAGTAAGTGCAGTCAGGTTTGCTTTGGCTGTGCTTTTTTTAAGTATATTTCCTTTGATTGAAAATAAGTAATTCTCCATATCTTATGCTTTCAGATGAAATTCTGGAGAGCTACCAGTATCACCAGGAGGGGCCTGACCCTTCCTATAGGCTCCAGAATAACGTGAAAAGTAAAATATACCGCATAAAGCGGTTCATTGCTTACATAGCTGTGGGCCAAAGCCACTTACACGAGTTCACCTTCCTGGACAATGCTCCAAGGATTAGGGAGTATGGGACTATTCTTTACTCTAAAATTTAGTTTTAATGTTTAGATGTTCTGTGATTCATATGTATGTTTTCATGTTTTGCAGATGGGTCAGAAGCTTGATGAAAGAAAAAGTTGTGCCTAGCACACGAACACTACGTCAAAAATGTAGCCCAATTTATGGGCTACATAAAGGAtacaccaccccccacctgcCGCCTTAAGCGTGTTTCCCTGGTTAACATAACTAGGGAAATAAAGGGCATAATTAAAAAACAGCAGCGGTCGGTAGTGATCCACGAGATCCGAGTGAAGGAGTGTAAAGATGGGCGTGCCATCAGCAAAGAGACACTGCTAAAGTGTCAAGAAAAAGCGAGGCAGCAGATACCTTTAATATTGAGTGAGTCCTGCATCATACCTCACTTTAATTTTTTCTGCTGCACTTTACATCAATGTGTCTCattcttgtgtttttatttgttaccTCAGAGACCCTGGAGACCAAAAGCTCCATAAAGCTCCAACGCTCCTTTTATGGATACATTACAGCTTACTTATCGTCCATTTACGGCCACCGAACAGGAGTTTATCAAAACCtccaggtggaggaggtgctAAAAGCTAAGCACAATGCAGAGAGTACATACAACATGGCAAAATGTGTAATctcttgtgtgttttgtccttttGTCTTTCTAAACAGGTTGAGTCTCATAAAACGAATGAGACATTTGGAGTGgcccagctcctcctcactGGGGAGGAGTACGGATGGCTTACGTCTTACATAAAACTAAGAAAAGGGCTGCCTGGCGGCAAAATTTCAAAATTCTTATTTTCGAATTCGACACCAAACACCTGCAAAAACCTCAACGAATACTTGCAACAGGCGTGGCAGCAAATGGAGCTCCCAGGAAAGCCGAAATTCACTGATTTAAGGAGCTCTATTGCCACCCACGTAAGTATTTTTTGAACAGTTGACTTGTCACTAACAtttatgtcccccccccccccccccagtggtcTGATTTTATTTCCCTTCACAGGCAAGAAACGACCTAGACCCCAAGGAAAAGGAAATGGTGGCGCCATAACATGTGCCATAATACGGCCACCGCCAACAAATTCTACGCAATGAATTTGACAACAACAGAAGCCAGCAAGCATCGGATATTTGAAAGCCTCGTGCAGCCTGCACAAACCTCCGATGCACCAGAAGCCCCAGCTTAATGGATATGAAAAAAACAACTCACCTTAGATCTGCAACAGTATCACAGGAGATTGTTGTTGGCCACCTATTTCAGGACGCAGCCCGACTCAGTGGctctccccttcacacacaaagCAACCTGGACCCCTAAGTTATCCCAGGTCCCTAATGCAGTGAGAAAAATCATCAGAGCGGACAACTATGCCATGAGGAAGTTCCCCTGGAAACAACCAAAGGCCCATAATTTGAACAGACAGGAGCAGCGTGCACTAATGCAGCTGTGTCGAAACAAAAACTTTGTCATTAAACCAGCTGACAAGGGCAGTGTGACTTATTATGGATAGATCTACCTATATAAAGGAAGCAGAAAGGCAGTTAAATAATATAAAGTATTATAAACGCTTTTCTGAACCTATCTATACTAAAACCGTCTCTGAGGTACGGGACATTATATCAGACCTCAGACTAAAGGTGACGCTGCTTACTGCCGACGCTGCTTACTGGAGTGTTTTTGCCTTCTTTTTCCCTATCAATTTGCTTACATTTGATATATCTACAAATACTTTGTGGATATATTTTTAACTCCGACTACAACAACCTCCACAAGCCATCGAAAGACTTTTTCGACTGGAAACATCTTCGACATCTTAACCGAAGCCAAGTATCTTcgtatttcatcatgtctgagtcGCTTGTTGCTTATGatgagtgtggcatgtatagctactcttcttccgtcagtagtgataattttatttatgtgaagtgtagattaattattagtatgacggagaagatttagtttttagaggagcgcatctgggctttagaaagtcctagagagtTTGTAGCAGCTAGCGCAGCTAGCATAGCAGCTAGCATAGATAGCGTAGCAGGCCTGGGTAGCACAGCCATAGGTATCGAGCCCCCTgctccggcattagagccctcgcagcggggcgaatgggtgacgtctcggcggcataaccgtagggctgagcaccgttcCTCTCAGGTTCCcatgtcaaacaggtttgcctcactcagtaatacaccgactgagcaacctgttaaaagagctctggtgataggagattcacagctTCGACACATGAATAGAGCGACCagtttagagacaccagcggccatagtcaagtgtatcccgggggctagagcgcctgacatcagggctaatttaaaggtgctggctaaacgtaaatattctaagatagttatTCACGTcagcaccaatgatgtgggattgagacagtctgagatcaccaaggataatgttaaagaggtgtgtgagttagcggggacgatgtcagacgccataatatgctctggtcccattccagttcggcgtggcgctgaaacctacagcaggttatgggcactacaccgctggatgtctaaatggtgctcagataacaaagtgggttatatagataatattagatatatagattatatagatatatagataagATTATATAGATAtagttttgagggcaggcctggccttttgaagcgagacggcattcacccctcttgggagggtgctgctctcatttcccgTAGCATTTCTGCTAGGCTTAATGTGTGATGTTTCTTTATTCATTAGCATGTACCATGTTTTACACAGTGGTTACATTCATGACAGAAGAGGTTAATACTTGCAGAGCGGAATTTTAGTGTTTGccaaaaattaaatataaatcACTAAAAGTGTTGTATCCAAGTCTATTCCTTGGTTAGCATCCAGTCTTAATCTTTCCAAATATTAAATCCAAATCTCTAATGAGACCAATTTTTAAATCCACATCCAAAGAAAAATCCAAATCTCTAATGAGACCGATTTTTAAATCCACATCCAAAGAAATAGCCAGGAAGGCCAGTGACATTCAATTGATGTTTCCATGTTCCAACTGTCTTCAAACTTGATAATCATCTCCAGACATCCAATTACACATGAAACAGCATGTAGCTTTCTCTATGTGCTAGGGTCATGCTATGTTCTAGGAGAGTTGTCGGAGGGCCCTGGAATGACACATTCCAGCTCTGCTCCCCAAAGTGGGCAGGAACAGACAGTAGCTTTTCCCATGTGCTAGGGTCACGACATTTCATAAGGGGCTTGCTTGAGGGCCCTGGAATTACATACTCCAGCCCCACCCACCAAAGTAGGCGGGAACAAGGAGTAGCTCTACGTATGTCCCAGGGTCTTTAATTCCAAGAATACGATTTGTCATGTTAAGCTTAGCATTCTAAGTCCTAATCTTTCGAAATATTAAATATACATCTCGTTAGTCCAATTTCAGCATCTCTAGTGGACACTTGGGTCGGGGGCGCTGTCCTTCTATGGGGTGTCTTGGGGAACCCCCATAGGCCCCCAAGCCAAGTTCCGAAGCCCTAGGACCAACTTTGTGTTGGGGTCACCAGGGGGCGCTATCGAGTCAGGGGTCCCCCCACGGCCCCCCAAGTCCGCTCCCGAACCCCTACAACAAACTTTTCACCAGTCAGTGAAATTA
This Brachyhypopomus gauderio isolate BG-103 chromosome 6, BGAUD_0.2, whole genome shotgun sequence DNA region includes the following protein-coding sequences:
- the LOC143516308 gene encoding uncharacterized protein LOC143516308; this translates as MRKRLQNASIVCQEKDTKKLTEELSATTKELQLLRHQLKVMRRSIEKKAVPVKQTKTRVRVTAQNKPCEKPAEQEADADAEVEMQAEQVQPADTENFPDHVPQLNEILESYQYHQEGPDPSYRLQNNVKSKIYRIKRFIAYIAVGQSHLHEFTFLDNAPRIREWVRSLMKEKVVPSTRTLRQKCSPIYGLHKGYTTPHLPP